From a single Kitasatospora sp. NBC_00458 genomic region:
- a CDS encoding RNA polymerase sigma factor translates to MSNAPMLSAVPTLTPREQFEELYRAHSRQITTYIAAHLFRTDRHLAEDLTSETFLSLWRSLENGLRIEHPRALLQTIAERAIAAHFRKRSAWESVTDFTAAAVSAIAAPSFASPHLAALLAEVEQAEQALTEACTAYKVLTQRYVAACGALASAKAPEVLTRAAIRRDRAALLRRAALAEFEAAALAAARARAEWNGEAALAAAEPLPKREPGDTLRRTPATVGRPKPVPARTAVAA, encoded by the coding sequence GTGAGCAATGCTCCCATGCTGTCGGCCGTGCCGACGCTCACCCCCCGCGAGCAGTTCGAGGAGCTCTACCGGGCCCACTCCCGGCAGATCACCACGTACATCGCGGCGCACCTCTTCCGCACCGACCGCCACCTCGCCGAGGACCTCACCAGCGAGACGTTCCTCAGCCTCTGGCGCAGCCTGGAGAACGGGCTTCGGATCGAGCACCCCCGGGCGCTGCTCCAGACCATCGCCGAGCGCGCCATCGCCGCCCACTTCCGCAAGCGCTCCGCCTGGGAGTCGGTCACCGACTTCACCGCGGCCGCCGTGAGCGCCATCGCCGCTCCCTCCTTCGCCTCGCCGCACCTCGCCGCACTGCTGGCCGAGGTCGAGCAGGCCGAGCAGGCCCTGACCGAGGCGTGTACCGCCTACAAGGTCCTCACCCAGCGGTACGTCGCCGCGTGCGGCGCGCTGGCCAGCGCGAAGGCGCCCGAGGTGCTCACCCGGGCGGCGATCCGCCGCGACCGCGCCGCGCTGCTCCGCCGGGCCGCGCTCGCCGAGTTCGAGGCCGCGGCGCTCGCGGCCGCCCGGGCCCGGGCCGAGTGGAACGGCGAGGCCGCGCTGGCCGCCGCCGAGCCGCTGCCGAAGCGCGAGCCGGGCGACACGCTGCGCCGGACCCCGGCGACCGTCGGCCGGCCGAAGCCCGTCCCGGCCCGGACGGCGGTCGCCGCATGA
- a CDS encoding LuxR C-terminal-related transcriptional regulator has protein sequence MTRPLTQREADAMRYATAGLDPAQIALHLDVTTSAVRATLQRAIRKLGGRDLHHAIQIHNQPSPTRR, from the coding sequence GTGACCCGCCCCCTCACCCAGCGCGAGGCCGACGCGATGCGCTACGCCACCGCCGGCCTCGACCCCGCACAGATCGCCCTCCACCTCGACGTCACCACCAGCGCCGTCCGGGCCACCCTCCAGCGCGCCATCCGCAAGCTCGGCGGCAGGGACCTTCACCACGCTATCCAGATCCACAACCAACCCAGCCCCACCAGGAGGTAA
- a CDS encoding WhiB family transcriptional regulator: MAAITPGSARAASPLPLNVDDLTLPCRTTDPDLWTSSVYTEQLRAADLCHDCPHMLACRAWARATGQAGACGGETEAQRRRALSTRTAA, translated from the coding sequence ATGGCCGCGATCACTCCCGGATCGGCGCGCGCCGCGTCCCCGCTGCCGCTGAACGTCGACGACCTGACGTTGCCCTGCCGCACCACCGATCCGGACCTGTGGACGTCGAGCGTCTACACGGAGCAGCTGCGAGCGGCGGACCTCTGCCACGACTGCCCGCACATGCTCGCCTGCCGGGCCTGGGCCCGGGCCACCGGCCAGGCCGGCGCGTGCGGCGGCGAGACCGAGGCCCAGCGCCGCCGTGCCCTCTCCACCAGGACCGCCGCGTGA
- a CDS encoding DEAD/DEAH box helicase — protein MSFDLRPYQREAISKLIDGWQAADANRLAVVLPTGAGKTVVLSHLISRMHQQTGRRALVIAHREELIQQAAAKIRAIAPHLKVGVVKAGRDEHRGVDVIVASIQTLAVRKRRAAITGVGLVVVDECHHAAADSYVEVLDHFGAWSSVPVAGFTATMTRTDGGLADVWQDIVFQLDILDLMADGHLVDVRGKRVRVGGLDLDKVKTRAGDLQDSQLGQALEDSGAARVVADAYVEHAADRPGVVFTPTVATAHGMAEALTAAGITAAAVWGDMPRDDRLATLGRYKAGDVQVLTNCMVLTEGFDAPWASCAVIARPTKSPGLYVQMVGRVLRPSPGKVDALVLDVMGSSTRHKLASIVDLTGRNVGALRENQSLAEAAAEPAEPESTKPGTAPALAVGWEDIDLFHHSRVRWLRTGGGLWFIPAGRAFYFLVPSAASLYRIRRWSEDGGVQPPALDRDFTQADAMRWAEIGARGREGRALTLRTSAWRARPASPKQLQLCRYRRVRVGPGWTAGDVSDALDIAQATALLDPWVRASAVAA, from the coding sequence ATGTCCTTCGACCTCCGCCCGTACCAGCGCGAGGCCATCTCCAAGCTCATCGACGGCTGGCAGGCCGCCGACGCGAACCGGCTCGCCGTCGTCCTGCCGACCGGCGCCGGGAAGACCGTCGTCCTGTCCCACCTGATCAGTCGCATGCACCAGCAGACCGGCCGCCGGGCCCTGGTCATCGCCCACCGTGAGGAGCTCATCCAGCAGGCCGCCGCCAAGATCCGTGCCATCGCCCCGCACCTGAAGGTCGGCGTCGTCAAGGCCGGCCGAGACGAGCACCGCGGCGTGGACGTGATCGTCGCGAGCATCCAGACCCTGGCCGTGCGGAAGCGGCGGGCCGCGATCACCGGCGTCGGCCTGGTCGTCGTGGACGAGTGCCACCACGCCGCCGCCGACTCCTACGTCGAGGTGCTCGACCACTTCGGCGCCTGGTCGAGCGTGCCGGTGGCTGGCTTCACCGCGACGATGACGCGGACCGACGGGGGCTTGGCCGACGTCTGGCAGGACATCGTGTTCCAGCTCGACATCCTCGACCTGATGGCCGACGGCCACCTCGTCGACGTCCGGGGCAAGCGGGTCCGGGTCGGTGGGCTCGACCTCGACAAGGTGAAGACCCGTGCCGGCGACCTCCAGGACAGCCAGCTCGGCCAGGCCCTGGAGGACTCCGGCGCCGCCCGGGTCGTCGCCGACGCCTACGTCGAGCACGCCGCCGACCGCCCCGGGGTGGTGTTCACCCCGACCGTCGCCACCGCCCACGGCATGGCCGAGGCCCTCACAGCCGCCGGTATCACCGCGGCCGCCGTCTGGGGCGACATGCCCCGCGACGACCGCCTCGCCACCCTCGGCCGCTACAAGGCGGGCGACGTGCAGGTCCTCACCAACTGCATGGTGTTGACCGAGGGGTTCGACGCGCCGTGGGCGTCCTGCGCGGTGATCGCCCGGCCCACCAAGTCCCCTGGCCTGTACGTCCAGATGGTCGGCCGTGTGCTCCGTCCGTCGCCCGGCAAGGTCGACGCCCTGGTCCTCGACGTGATGGGCAGCTCGACCCGGCACAAGCTCGCGTCCATCGTCGACCTCACCGGCCGGAACGTCGGCGCGCTGCGCGAGAACCAGTCGCTGGCCGAGGCCGCGGCTGAGCCCGCCGAGCCCGAGTCTACGAAGCCCGGCACCGCGCCCGCGCTCGCGGTCGGCTGGGAGGACATCGACCTGTTCCACCACTCCCGGGTGCGTTGGCTCCGGACCGGCGGCGGCCTCTGGTTCATCCCGGCCGGCCGCGCGTTCTACTTCCTCGTGCCGAGCGCGGCCAGCCTCTACCGGATCCGCCGCTGGTCCGAGGACGGCGGCGTCCAGCCTCCGGCCCTTGACCGCGACTTCACCCAGGCCGACGCGATGCGGTGGGCCGAGATCGGCGCCCGCGGCCGCGAGGGACGCGCTCTGACGCTGCGCACCTCCGCCTGGCGGGCCCGGCCGGCCTCTCCGAAGCAGCTGCAGCTGTGCCGATACCGGCGGGTTCGGGTCGGCCCCGGATGGACCGCTGGCGACGTCTCCGATGCGCTCGACATCGCCCAGGCCACGGCCCTGCTCGACCCGTGGGTCCGAGCGTCCGCCGTCGCCGCCTGA
- a CDS encoding bifunctional DNA primase/polymerase produces MPNTEQQISLRDAAREYHDVGLCVLPIRADGSKAADVRSWTPYKTTSSTPEEHDRWFAPDRAAGIAVVYGGVSGSVEMIEFEGLAVREGVLNEVNEVMDASGLGDVWTAIRTGWATESPSGGIHYRVRVEGGLVPPNTKLAQRLAREDEYTPEERQRLAEKPNSRILRVLIETRGEGGYGLTEPSGGTVHASGLPYVRIAGGPATIPTVDADHMEAVRDVCRMVDALPKPETASTAPGRSRPPLPGGGLRPGEDFEQRALWEEILHGIFRPIRTSGRTTYWGWADGTRGAKATTGRDPAADRLYVFTTSSEFQAEVPYTKFGAYALLNHNGDHRAAAGALRRQGYGSEPERRRLAPARPVEMWSDGSAALDPAYEPEGGEAQDRHLHAVPDRPQLDITNEADGIDGILALMAAGRLPDLYKRSSGPCWVHLDDMGDPVVHQLATDNLRAYLADHVTTYVVKKDADGVPTEERELLMPKSCGTILGRKDWSLPPLRGIVTSPVVRPDGTLVTDPGYDRVTGLYLQPRVPVRRLQPTVTTESLDRAREIVLGQVLADFPWVADSDRAHYLAALLTPILRPYFHGPTPMFVITATAPGSGKSLLKDLLGHCYGVAGTPWPENDTELRKSITTQLYTTGQPVVAFDNLPTGHIMKSPVLSALLTDEQWGDRVLGATGRVVMRNDRVWVATGNALRTSGDNRRRVFWVRLNPNCPDPDQRDGFTIGDLRPWLRAHASTLVAALVTLVRAWLTAGAPLVRTRKGDYSEWATMLAGLLGYLGVSGFNADQDNALDQDDEEAEWTAFLEIWRETIGTDPVQVGRLIGGLPDHVPRLRDGEAPSTKQLGLWLKAREGRFFGTHKLARVYDSHKKQNLWRVDVHTGRGTATHET; encoded by the coding sequence TTGCCCAACACCGAGCAGCAGATCAGCCTGCGCGACGCCGCTCGTGAGTATCACGACGTCGGTCTTTGCGTCCTGCCCATCAGGGCGGACGGCAGCAAAGCCGCAGACGTTCGCAGCTGGACGCCGTACAAGACCACCAGCTCCACCCCGGAGGAGCACGACCGCTGGTTCGCCCCGGACAGGGCAGCCGGCATCGCCGTCGTCTACGGCGGGGTGTCCGGCAGCGTCGAGATGATCGAGTTCGAGGGCCTCGCTGTCCGTGAAGGAGTCCTCAACGAGGTCAACGAGGTCATGGACGCCTCGGGCCTCGGCGACGTCTGGACTGCGATCCGGACGGGGTGGGCAACCGAGTCGCCGTCGGGCGGCATCCACTACCGGGTCCGCGTCGAGGGGGGGCTGGTCCCCCCGAACACGAAGTTGGCTCAACGGCTGGCACGCGAGGACGAGTACACCCCAGAAGAACGGCAGCGTCTCGCCGAGAAGCCGAACAGCCGCATCCTGCGCGTGCTCATCGAGACGCGCGGCGAGGGTGGGTACGGACTCACCGAGCCGTCCGGCGGCACCGTTCACGCCTCCGGCCTGCCGTACGTCCGGATCGCCGGAGGGCCGGCCACCATCCCCACCGTCGACGCCGACCACATGGAGGCCGTCCGCGACGTCTGCCGGATGGTCGACGCCCTGCCCAAGCCCGAGACGGCATCGACGGCACCGGGCCGCAGCCGACCCCCGCTGCCCGGCGGAGGGCTGCGGCCCGGCGAGGACTTCGAGCAGCGCGCGTTGTGGGAGGAGATCCTTCATGGCATCTTCCGCCCGATCCGGACCAGCGGCCGTACCACCTACTGGGGTTGGGCCGACGGAACCCGCGGCGCGAAGGCCACGACCGGCCGCGACCCGGCCGCCGACCGCTTGTACGTCTTCACCACCTCCTCCGAGTTCCAGGCCGAGGTGCCCTACACCAAGTTCGGCGCCTACGCCCTGCTCAACCACAACGGCGACCACAGGGCCGCTGCGGGCGCGCTCCGGCGCCAGGGGTACGGGTCCGAGCCGGAGCGCCGCCGTCTCGCACCGGCCCGTCCGGTCGAGATGTGGTCCGACGGATCGGCCGCCCTCGACCCCGCGTACGAGCCCGAGGGCGGGGAGGCACAGGACCGCCACCTCCACGCCGTCCCGGACCGGCCCCAGCTCGACATCACGAACGAGGCCGACGGGATCGACGGGATCCTCGCGCTCATGGCTGCGGGCCGCCTGCCCGACCTCTACAAGCGGTCGTCGGGCCCGTGCTGGGTGCACCTCGACGACATGGGCGACCCCGTCGTCCACCAGCTGGCGACGGACAACCTGCGTGCCTACCTCGCGGACCACGTCACCACCTACGTGGTGAAGAAGGACGCGGACGGCGTCCCGACCGAGGAGCGCGAGCTCCTGATGCCGAAGAGCTGCGGCACAATCCTCGGCCGGAAGGACTGGTCGCTACCTCCCCTGCGCGGCATCGTGACGTCGCCCGTGGTCCGGCCGGACGGGACCCTGGTCACTGACCCCGGATACGACCGCGTCACCGGCCTCTACCTCCAGCCTCGGGTGCCGGTCCGGCGGCTCCAGCCAACCGTCACCACCGAGAGCCTGGACCGGGCCCGGGAGATCGTCCTGGGCCAGGTGCTCGCCGACTTCCCGTGGGTTGCCGACTCCGACCGGGCCCACTACCTGGCCGCGCTCCTAACGCCCATCCTGCGCCCGTACTTCCACGGCCCTACTCCCATGTTCGTCATCACCGCAACGGCCCCGGGCTCCGGAAAGTCCCTGTTGAAGGACTTGCTGGGGCACTGCTACGGGGTCGCGGGTACTCCCTGGCCCGAGAACGACACCGAGCTGAGGAAGTCGATCACGACGCAGCTCTACACCACCGGCCAGCCCGTGGTGGCGTTCGACAACCTGCCCACCGGCCACATCATGAAGAGCCCCGTCCTGTCCGCACTGCTCACCGACGAGCAGTGGGGCGACCGAGTCCTCGGCGCCACCGGCAGGGTGGTCATGCGCAACGACCGGGTGTGGGTTGCCACCGGCAACGCCCTTCGCACCAGCGGCGACAACCGGCGCCGAGTCTTCTGGGTGCGCCTGAACCCCAACTGCCCGGATCCGGACCAGCGCGACGGCTTCACGATCGGCGATCTCCGTCCCTGGCTCCGCGCCCACGCGTCCACGCTCGTGGCCGCACTGGTGACGCTCGTGAGGGCCTGGCTCACCGCTGGGGCCCCGCTCGTCCGCACCCGGAAGGGCGACTACTCCGAGTGGGCAACCATGCTGGCCGGCCTCCTCGGCTACCTCGGCGTCTCTGGCTTCAACGCCGATCAGGACAACGCCCTCGACCAGGACGACGAAGAAGCCGAGTGGACAGCGTTCCTGGAGATCTGGCGCGAGACGATCGGCACCGACCCGGTCCAGGTCGGCCGACTGATCGGCGGCCTGCCCGACCACGTCCCGCGCCTGCGGGACGGTGAGGCTCCGTCAACGAAGCAGCTCGGCCTCTGGCTCAAGGCCCGCGAAGGCCGGTTCTTCGGCACCCACAAGCTGGCCCGGGTCTACGACTCGCACAAGAAGCAGAACCTCTGGCGGGTCGACGTCCACACCGGCCGCGGCACCGCCACGCACGAGACCTGA
- a CDS encoding helix-turn-helix domain-containing protein → MTTDQVLALPALVPVWPSGAAACGGLSRPSAYKLARAGEFPVEVVPIQGRYFCRRSDLLAFLGLDGIAVTQHDAPAQ, encoded by the coding sequence TTGACCACCGACCAGGTCCTCGCGCTGCCCGCTCTCGTCCCCGTCTGGCCGTCCGGAGCCGCCGCGTGCGGCGGCCTCTCCCGCCCGTCGGCCTACAAGTTGGCGCGCGCAGGCGAGTTCCCGGTCGAGGTCGTCCCCATCCAAGGCCGCTACTTCTGCCGCCGCAGCGACCTGCTGGCGTTCCTCGGGCTCGACGGGATCGCCGTCACACAGCACGACGCCCCCGCCCAGTAG
- a CDS encoding helix-turn-helix domain-containing protein, whose amino-acid sequence MAKFHLRDDHLMRLAAEKGDLTGYAIARRSGLAQSTVSRLRRGLVEPATTSLIALAQVYGATVDELVSADPDSSAGPDEAGAAS is encoded by the coding sequence ATGGCCAAGTTCCACCTACGGGACGACCACCTGATGCGGCTCGCGGCCGAGAAGGGCGACCTGACCGGCTACGCCATCGCCCGGCGCAGTGGCCTCGCCCAGTCGACCGTCTCCCGGCTGCGCCGTGGCCTCGTCGAACCCGCAACGACCTCCCTGATCGCCCTCGCCCAGGTGTACGGCGCCACGGTCGACGAGCTGGTCTCGGCAGACCCGGACAGCAGCGCGGGCCCGGACGAAGCGGGGGCCGCCTCGTGA
- a CDS encoding helix-turn-helix domain-containing protein, translated as MEDVQKEAARAARAVAFGDLVRSGAIRAGYDLAPRGGGRTALANDTGMPLATVSRMLSGQTIPDPRFMVPLADAIDVDVLDLFIAAGLLPRGTGPGRPRPFTATDAAHSLGITEPGKVSVFSAMVQALLGEKDTGKPAK; from the coding sequence ATGGAAGACGTTCAGAAGGAGGCCGCGAGGGCGGCGAGGGCCGTTGCGTTCGGCGACCTCGTTCGCAGCGGCGCCATCCGCGCCGGGTACGACCTCGCGCCCCGCGGCGGCGGGCGTACTGCGCTCGCCAATGACACGGGCATGCCACTTGCGACGGTCAGCAGGATGCTCTCCGGGCAAACGATCCCCGACCCACGGTTTATGGTCCCGCTCGCGGACGCGATCGACGTCGATGTTCTTGACCTGTTCATTGCCGCTGGCCTACTGCCACGCGGGACCGGGCCCGGGCGTCCACGACCATTCACAGCGACGGACGCAGCGCATAGTCTGGGGATCACCGAACCGGGCAAGGTCTCGGTTTTCAGTGCCATGGTGCAGGCGCTGCTGGGCGAAAAAGATACTGGCAAACCGGCAAAGTAG
- a CDS encoding site-specific integrase — protein MAKGDEDAEQRVAALLVDIAKNRAPIPDTAEVQRRLGVGIPLDGKTTVGDWLDTWLAGKKTRKTTTNGYESHIRVHLKPHLGHLRLDRLNAGHLVEMFDAIADENETIAAENQARREQAARCRAGRPGVPTPEERARIAGERAKLAEMKPFRRITGPATRQRIRSTLRAALNTAIVRQLITHNPAEHLEMTSGKRPKAVLWTEQHVQRWQLTGEKPSPVMVWTLPQLGEFLDAAEEDRLYAFFHLVAFRGLRRGEGVGHDWHNTDLDRAELTVAKEIVQDGWTPMETEPKTDGSAATIALDSVTVQVLREHRVCQLAERDRQLAARAEFLAAGGDLEKAPSWTDTGKVFIQEDGTWLHPQMVTDAFHRIRKAAGLPPINLRDLRHQAATVIHAGGGDIHVIKETLRHSTVTLTSDTYTTLLPEVDKEVAERAAGMVPRARRKPVRGEEGQDPDAGAGEVPGAPAG, from the coding sequence ATGGCCAAGGGCGACGAGGACGCCGAGCAGCGCGTCGCGGCCCTCCTCGTCGACATTGCGAAGAACCGCGCGCCCATCCCCGACACCGCCGAGGTCCAGCGCCGCCTCGGCGTCGGCATCCCCCTCGACGGCAAGACCACCGTCGGTGACTGGCTCGACACCTGGCTCGCGGGCAAGAAGACCCGCAAGACCACCACCAACGGCTACGAGTCACATATCCGAGTGCACCTCAAGCCCCACCTCGGGCACCTCCGGCTCGACCGCCTCAACGCCGGCCACCTGGTCGAGATGTTCGACGCCATCGCGGACGAGAACGAGACCATCGCCGCGGAGAACCAGGCCCGACGCGAACAGGCCGCCCGCTGCCGAGCCGGCCGTCCCGGGGTCCCCACCCCGGAGGAGAGGGCCCGGATCGCGGGGGAGCGCGCGAAGCTCGCCGAGATGAAGCCGTTCCGGCGCATCACCGGGCCGGCCACCCGCCAGCGCATCCGGTCCACCCTGCGGGCCGCGCTCAACACCGCCATCGTGCGCCAGCTCATCACGCACAACCCGGCCGAGCACCTGGAGATGACCTCCGGGAAGCGACCGAAAGCCGTCCTGTGGACCGAGCAGCACGTGCAGCGGTGGCAGCTGACCGGCGAGAAGCCGTCCCCGGTCATGGTGTGGACCCTCCCCCAACTCGGAGAGTTCCTCGACGCCGCCGAGGAAGACCGCCTCTACGCCTTCTTCCACCTGGTCGCCTTCCGAGGCCTTCGTCGTGGTGAAGGCGTTGGCCACGACTGGCACAACACCGACCTCGACCGCGCCGAGCTCACTGTCGCGAAGGAGATTGTCCAGGACGGGTGGACGCCCATGGAGACCGAGCCCAAGACCGACGGTAGCGCGGCGACGATCGCCCTCGACTCCGTCACCGTCCAGGTCCTCCGCGAGCACCGTGTGTGCCAACTCGCCGAGCGAGACCGCCAACTCGCTGCCCGGGCCGAGTTCCTTGCCGCCGGCGGAGATCTGGAGAAGGCGCCGTCCTGGACCGACACCGGGAAGGTGTTCATCCAGGAGGACGGGACCTGGTTGCACCCGCAGATGGTGACCGACGCGTTCCACCGAATCCGTAAGGCGGCCGGCCTGCCGCCGATCAACCTGCGCGACCTTCGTCACCAGGCGGCCACTGTGATCCACGCGGGCGGCGGCGACATCCACGTCATCAAGGAGACGTTGAGGCACTCGACGGTCACCTTGACGTCGGACACCTACACGACGTTGCTGCCGGAGGTCGACAAGGAGGTCGCCGAGCGCGCGGCCGGCATGGTGCCGCGGGCGCGCCGGAAGCCGGTGCGCGGCGAGGAAGGACAGGACCCGGACGCGGGAGCGGGAGAGGTTCCGGGGGCGCCCGCGGGGTAG
- a CDS encoding permease prefix domain 1-containing protein, with translation MKAPGADAVAAVTAADPVEAHLADLTAALHGPARVKARMVAELREGLLDAVRDLSPGPGPDPAAARQAVDEFGTVAEIAPDFQRELTIAQARHTARTVVLIVPFLFLCWYFVEAHGRRAGRPLPDPAQLVVLHLGGVAALTALLAAGFLAATGVLARRLPTPERLPLAVAWTGTTAAAALALSALTLTVASVLATSWLLTTVAGVVTIAFHTRMAASARACRECALLPVTSA, from the coding sequence GTGAAGGCCCCCGGGGCCGACGCCGTCGCGGCGGTCACGGCCGCGGACCCCGTCGAGGCCCACCTCGCGGACCTGACGGCCGCCCTGCACGGCCCCGCCCGGGTCAAGGCCAGGATGGTGGCCGAGCTGCGCGAGGGCCTGCTCGACGCCGTCCGCGACCTGTCACCCGGCCCCGGGCCCGACCCGGCCGCCGCCCGCCAGGCGGTCGACGAGTTCGGCACGGTCGCCGAGATCGCGCCCGACTTCCAACGGGAGCTGACCATCGCCCAGGCCCGCCACACCGCGCGCACGGTGGTCCTGATCGTCCCGTTCCTGTTCCTGTGCTGGTACTTCGTGGAGGCCCACGGCCGCCGGGCGGGCCGACCGCTGCCGGACCCGGCGCAGCTCGTGGTCCTCCACCTGGGCGGCGTCGCCGCACTCACCGCGCTGCTGGCCGCCGGCTTCCTCGCCGCCACCGGCGTGCTCGCCCGTCGGCTGCCCACCCCGGAACGGCTTCCGCTGGCGGTCGCCTGGACGGGCACCACCGCCGCGGCCGCCCTGGCCCTCAGCGCGCTGACCCTCACCGTCGCCTCCGTCCTGGCGACGAGCTGGCTGCTGACCACCGTCGCGGGCGTGGTCACCATCGCCTTCCACACGAGAATGGCCGCCTCCGCGCGGGCGTGCCGCGAGTGCGCCCTGCTGCCGGTCACGAGCGCCTGA
- a CDS encoding helix-turn-helix transcriptional regulator: protein MKTDAVRGHLDGLLLSVLETGPLHGYAIITAVQERSNGALELRKGTIYPALNRLERLGLLRSAWESSGERRRRCYELTDAGRRGLDAERTLWREFTTAIGSVLEPVRAPGHAT, encoded by the coding sequence ATGAAGACGGATGCGGTACGCGGGCATCTGGACGGACTGCTGCTGTCCGTCCTGGAGACCGGCCCACTGCACGGCTACGCGATCATCACCGCGGTCCAGGAGCGCAGCAACGGCGCCCTGGAGCTGCGCAAGGGCACCATCTACCCGGCACTCAACCGCCTGGAGCGCCTCGGACTGCTGCGCAGCGCGTGGGAGTCGTCGGGCGAGCGGCGGCGGCGCTGCTACGAACTCACCGACGCCGGCCGGCGCGGCCTCGACGCCGAGCGGACGCTGTGGCGGGAGTTCACCACCGCGATCGGCTCGGTACTCGAACCCGTACGGGCCCCCGGGCACGCGACGTGA
- a CDS encoding immunity 49 family protein, whose amino-acid sequence MTVTVARHLVPRPDAQELADRISTQVARYVDELETSADMIDYAFSNAVLALQAHIAADPEGSRLQTWEAAVTAMQIGDALFAATGAEEGGTVSCFVLDKERTIPAIGLRKFANAGNWFSAFWLAVICRDRQRMTRLAEIPLERLRAAESAYDEFVFHWVDVQQTYWLQRDDLVEKLTAAFETSTPEASPNTPVDALQGIMYPPLNVFYNFVRGRQDEFGPALAKALELHKAYWTLDEDRATDIDGALPLGPFAMACLAYDGRFPIDVESGYLPKYILDRFWVGEFPT is encoded by the coding sequence GTGACCGTGACCGTTGCCCGGCATCTGGTGCCCCGCCCCGACGCCCAGGAACTCGCCGACCGGATCAGCACGCAGGTCGCCCGGTACGTCGACGAGCTCGAAACCTCGGCCGACATGATCGACTATGCGTTCAGCAACGCCGTCCTCGCGCTCCAGGCCCACATCGCGGCCGATCCGGAGGGGAGCCGGCTGCAGACCTGGGAAGCCGCCGTCACCGCGATGCAGATCGGCGACGCCCTGTTCGCCGCGACCGGGGCGGAGGAGGGTGGCACCGTCTCGTGCTTCGTGCTCGACAAGGAGCGCACCATCCCGGCGATCGGGCTGCGGAAGTTCGCCAACGCCGGGAACTGGTTCAGCGCGTTCTGGCTGGCCGTCATCTGCCGTGATCGGCAGCGGATGACCCGGCTCGCCGAGATCCCGCTGGAGCGGCTGCGCGCGGCCGAGAGCGCCTACGACGAGTTCGTCTTCCACTGGGTCGACGTCCAGCAGACCTACTGGCTCCAGCGCGACGACCTGGTCGAGAAGCTGACCGCCGCCTTCGAGACCTCCACCCCCGAAGCCTCGCCGAACACCCCGGTCGACGCGCTGCAGGGGATCATGTACCCCCCGCTCAACGTGTTCTACAACTTCGTGCGCGGACGCCAGGACGAGTTCGGCCCCGCTCTCGCCAAGGCCCTCGAACTCCACAAGGCCTACTGGACCCTGGACGAGGACCGCGCCACCGACATCGACGGCGCCCTCCCCCTCGGCCCGTTCGCCATGGCCTGCCTCGCCTACGACGGCAGGTTCCCCATCGACGTCGAGTCCGGCTACCTCCCCAAGTACATCCTCGACCGCTTCTGGGTCGGCGAATTCCCCACCTGA
- a CDS encoding DUF6507 family protein, whose amino-acid sequence MASWDIKPQGVQGQLKTVGGHAGDLEKALNTLMTNLSQAAQNAGTAVPGSQAETRLQGPVPVGAPPLSQKAMGPVAAALSQYLEGRKAELKSMSERIEACIRGAVTATNEYIEGDLTAAKQAQDAARAVNLEALRGQPGGNK is encoded by the coding sequence ATGGCGTCTTGGGACATCAAGCCGCAGGGTGTGCAGGGTCAGTTGAAGACTGTCGGCGGGCACGCGGGTGATCTGGAGAAGGCTCTGAACACCCTGATGACGAACCTGTCCCAGGCCGCCCAGAACGCGGGCACCGCCGTGCCCGGTTCGCAGGCCGAGACGCGCCTCCAGGGGCCGGTTCCGGTCGGCGCACCGCCGCTGTCGCAGAAGGCGATGGGTCCGGTGGCGGCGGCGCTGAGCCAGTACCTGGAGGGCCGGAAGGCCGAGCTCAAGTCGATGTCGGAGCGGATCGAGGCGTGCATCCGCGGTGCGGTGACCGCCACCAACGAGTACATCGAGGGTGACCTGACCGCGGCCAAGCAGGCCCAGGACGCGGCGCGGGCCGTCAACCTGGAGGCCCTGCGCGGGCAGCCGGGGGGCAACAAGTGA
- a CDS encoding pore-forming ESAT-6 family protein, whose protein sequence is MAGGTDRRSYDSGASTEAQRNIQLVIGQLEQVIAARDAQVKAAMADFTADGVADDYHAKELRWKNASQEVRNIIQLLKTTLEQNDGTAQQTLARAKAAVANIG, encoded by the coding sequence ATGGCCGGTGGCACGGACCGCCGTTCGTACGACTCGGGCGCCTCGACCGAGGCGCAGCGCAACATCCAGCTGGTCATCGGCCAGCTGGAGCAGGTGATCGCGGCGCGTGACGCGCAGGTCAAGGCCGCGATGGCGGACTTCACCGCCGACGGCGTGGCCGACGACTACCACGCCAAGGAACTCCGCTGGAAGAACGCCTCCCAGGAGGTGCGCAACATCATCCAGCTGCTCAAGACCACGCTGGAGCAGAACGACGGCACCGCGCAGCAGACGCTGGCGCGCGCGAAGGCGGCCGTCGCCAACATCGGCTGA